From Eptesicus fuscus isolate TK198812 chromosome 13, DD_ASM_mEF_20220401, whole genome shotgun sequence, the proteins below share one genomic window:
- the PHLDA2 gene encoding pleckstrin homology-like domain family A member 2, whose translation MKTPGEVLREGELEKRSDSLFQLWKKKRGVLTPDRLRLFPAGPGARPKELRFHSILKVDCVERTGKYVYFTIVTTDRKEIDFRCAGESCWNAAITLALIDFQNRRALQDVRLRQERAAAPHPPGAPTPAAPEPRSARAS comes from the coding sequence ATGAAGACCCCCGGCGAGGTGCTGCGCGAGGGCGAGCTGGAGAAGCGCAGCGACAGCCTCTTCCAGCTCTGGAAGAAGAAGCGCGGCGTGCTCACCCCCGACCGCCTGCGCCTCTTCCCCGCCGGCCCGGGCGCGCGCCCCAAGGAGCTGCGCTTCCACTCCATCCTCAAGGTGGACTGCGTGGAGCGCACCGGCAAGTACGTCTACTTCACCATCGTCACCACCGACCGCAAGGAGATCGACTTCCGCTGCGCGGGCGAGAGCTGCTGGAACGCGGCCATCACGCTGGCGCTCATCGACTTCCAGAACCGCCGCGCCCTGCAGGACGTCCGCCTCCGCCAGGAGCGCGCCGcggccccccaccctccaggcgCCCCGACACCCGCGGCCCCCGAGCCCCGCTCGGCCCGCGCGTCCTGA